Proteins co-encoded in one Lates calcarifer isolate ASB-BC8 linkage group LG17, TLL_Latcal_v3, whole genome shotgun sequence genomic window:
- the LOC108880118 gene encoding E3 ubiquitin-protein ligase RNF14 — translation MNADMEEQEDELLALQSIFDSEEFVRKESNPAGEIRVSVELPADFSVSLTEGETVRQYEISFLPPLLLAFELPEDYPSSSPPSFTLTCSWLTHSQLSALGAQLTELYQATGGAVVLFSWVQFLKEDALKFLDIHALLELPSDEHSNQHSNQDSQNAAHQNDLPSHHSKVNQDGLNSGPSSDSNQTAQASDAREGEQTLQTSEFKADSQDDPSSAAGISKHLPFPESDQTGNASASLFPPSDSSGELDQSGQGAGPLPVHPREKEQTLSGLSLTPSQILLSQLLIYNAAQKQNVFSTTVFDCGVCFTGWLGSECVQLSECGHIFCQACVAEFCKLQITEGDVRDVTCPQADCMASPTPAQVRSLVGEELFSRYDRLLLQSSLDLMPDVMYCPRHTCGSPVILEGSSTAALCSVCGFAFCVTCRKTYHGADNCQAKKNMKEQTEIDLHQDYADLPQSLEGRKALWDDYTSGSKKRRHLLQSRYGRMNIQGTVVDSLSEDWINVNSKHCPHCFCRIQKDGGCNVMTCSQCRQCFCWFCLARLQRRDTHSHFLDSQCPMHQY, via the exons ATGAATGCCGACATGGAGGAGCAGGAAGACGAACTACTCGCTCTCCAGAGTATATTTGATTCGGAAGAGTTCGTCCGGAAGGAGTCGAACCCTGCCGGAGAAATCCGAGTGTCAGTGGAGCTTCCTGCGGACTTCAGCGTGTCTCTGACAGagg GTGAAACAGTGAGGCAATATGAGATATCATTCCTTCCACCTCTGCTCCTGGCCTTTGAACTCCCTGAGGACTAcccatcctcctcccctccctccttcacccTCACCTGCAGCTGGCTGACACACTCTCAG CTTTCTGCACTTGGTGCTCAGCTCACTGAGCTCTACCAGGCCACCGGAGGCGCTGTGGTGCTCTTCTCCTGGGTGCAGTTTCTTAAAGAAGATGCCCTCAAGTTCCTGGACATCCATGCTCTGCTGGAGCTCCCCTCTGATGAGCACAGCAATCAGCACTCTAACCAGGACTCACAAAATGCTGCACACCAAAATGATTTACCCTCCCACCACAGCAAAGTCAATCAGGATGGTCTAAACTCAGGTCCTTCTAGTGATTCTAACCAAACTGCACAAGCCTCAGATGCAAGAGAGGGTGAACAGACCCTCCAAACCTCAGAGTTTAAGGCTGACAGCCAGGATGATCCGTCCTCAGCGGCAGGAATATCCAAGCATCTTCCATTTCCTGAGTCTGATCAAACAGGCAATGCGTCAGCATCATTatttcctccctctgactcCTCGGGTGAATTAGATCAAAGTGGACAAGGAGCTGGTCCTCTGCCAGTCCACCccagagaaaaagagcaaacCCTCTCTGGTCTCTCCCTAACTCCATCACAAATTCTCCTGTCCCAGCTCTTGATCTACAATGCAGCCCAGAAACAGAACGTGTTTTCCACCACGGTGTttgactgtggtgtgtgttttacgGGCTGGCTCGGCTCAGAGTGTGTGCAGCTGTCTGAGTGTGGCCACATCTTCTGCCAGGCCTGTGTTGCTGAGTTCTGTAAGCTCCAGATAACAGAGGGGGACGTCCGGGATGTCACCTGTCCTCAGGCAGACTGCATGGCCAGTCCTACACCTGCACAG GTGAGGAGTCTGGTAGGGGAGGAGCTGTTCAGCCGCTATGATCGTCTCCTGCTACAGTCTTCTCTGGACCTCATGCCTG ATGTGATGTACTGTCCGCGGCATACCTGTGGTTCTCCCGTCATTCTGGAGGGGTccagcactgcagcactgtgctctgtgtgtggctTTGCTTTCTGTGTCACCTGCAGAAAGACCTACCACGGAGCAGACAACTGTCAGGCAAAGAAGAACATGAAGGAACAGACAGAAATTGATCTACACCAAGACTATGCAGACCTGCCACAGTCACTAG agggGAGAAAGGCTCTGTGGGACGACTATACCAGTGGTAGTAAGAAGAGGCGGCACCTCCTGCAGAGCAGATATGGCCGCATGAACATACAGGGCACTGTGGTGGACAGTCTGAGTGAGGACTGGATAAATGTCAACAGCAAACATTGTCCTCACTGCTTCTGCAGGATacag AAGGACGGAGGGTGTAACGTAATGACATGCTCTCAGTGCAGACAGTGTTTCTGCTGGTTCTGCCTCGCCAGACTGCAGAGAAGAGATACCCACAGTCACTTTCTTGACAGTCAGTGCCCTATGCACCAATATTAG
- the zmat3 gene encoding zinc finger matrin-type protein 3, which translates to MMQLKTGDAAYYHSAEYCRNYTSPPVSYGDSSHYLARLPGPENMLKPPLSLFSHPQQPFQHMDSLHQLGPPPMAPTQPLGPPPIAPAQAIGPPTMAPTQTLGPPPITATHTLRPPPITPPHSLGPPPMAPAQPLGPPPMPHTLGPPPVDHTQAIVPPTMDLSQPLGPPPLTPAQALVPPPVVASGAGRFPLPPSPMSSPPVPGPDPSQMPRPQGPALIPAPVSGLIPGHHPAQAALVSEQPQDEGSPLGMEEQEDSLGLEELCKPLYCKLCNVTLNSAQQAQAHYQGKNHSKKLRNFYAGSQQPPAIRIPEVLDVAGQTALSSGSNDSDAGRQALYKGATRVILATENDYCKLCDASFSSPAVAQAHYQGKNHAKKLRLAEAQQNSNNMEGSSEAAPRRNRKDGSEYRLVKNRRSPQLPASMPGPYYNPRPRQRIPRDLAMCVTPSGQFYCSMCNCGAEQETDFRQHLESKQHKAKVSELRYRHEMENLGYS; encoded by the exons ATGATGCAGCTGAAGACCGGGGATGCAGCGTACTACCACAGCGCTGAATACTGCAGAAATTACACTTCGCCGCCTGTCAGCTACGGTGACAGCAGCCATTATCTTGCCCGATTGCCAG GCCCGGAGAACATGTTGAAGCCTCCTCTGAGTCTCTTCAGCCACCCCCAGCAGCCTTTCCAACACATGGACTCGCTGCACCAGCTGGGACCTCCGCCGATGGCACCTACGCAGCCTCTCGGCCCTCCACCCATTGCCCCTGCTCAGGCTATCGGACCCCCAACTATGGCTCCCACCCAGACTCTAGGGCCCCCTCCTATAACTGCTACTCACACATTAAGGCCTCCCCCTATCACCCCACCACACAGCTTAGGCCCCCCTCCAATGGCCCCAGCTCAGCCACTGGGTCCTCCACCAATGCCACACACCTTAGGGCCCCCACCTGTAGATCACACACAAGCAATAGTGCCTCCAACCATGGACCTCTCACAACCACTAGGGCCTCCACCTCTGACCCCTGCACAAGCACTGGTGCCCCCACCTGTAGTGGCGTCTGGAGCCGGCCGattccccctccctcccagccCCATGTCGTCCCCTCCCGTTCCGGGCCCAGACCCTTCGCAGATGCCACGGCCCCAGGGACCAGCCCTCATCCCAGCCCCGGTGTCCGGCCTCATCCCTGGTCATCATCCGGCTCAGGCAGCCCTGGTCAGCGAGCAGCCCCAGGATGAGGGCTCTCCGCTGGggatggaggagcaggaggactCTCTGGGGCTGGAGGAACTGTGTAAACCGCTGTACTGTAAACTCTGCAACGTTACCCTCAACTCCGCTCAGCAGGCACAGGCCCACTACCAG GGGAAGAACCACAGTAAAAAGTTGAGAAATTTCTATGCTGGCAGTCAACAGCCACCCGCCATTAGGATCCCAGAAGTCCTTGATGTGGCTGGCCAGACAGCTCTCAGCTCAGGATCCAACGACAGTGACGCAGGCAGACAG GCGCTGTATAAGGGTGCGACCCGGGTCATCTTGGCCACAGAGAACGACTATTGTAAGCTGTGTGATGCCTCCTTCAGTTCACCGGCAGTCGCGCAGGCCCACTACCAGGGCAAGAACCACGCCAAGAAACTACGGCTCGCTGAGGCTCAGCAGAACTCCAACAACAT GGAAGGCAGCAGTGAAGCAGCCCCGAGAAGAAACAGGAAAGACGGCAGTGAGTACAGACTGGTGAAAAACCGCCGCAGCCCGCAGCTACCTGCCTCCATGCCag GACCGTACTACAACCCCAGACCGAGGCAGCGTATCCCCAGGGACTTGGCCATGTGTGTGACTCCCAGTGGCCAGTTCTACTGCTCCATGTGCAACTGTGGCGCAGAACAGGAGACGGACTTCAGGCAGCATCTGGAGAGCAAGCAGCACAAAGCTAAAGTGTCAGAGTTGAGATACCGCCACGAGATGGAGAACCTCGGCTACAGCTAA